One window of Cucurbita pepo subsp. pepo cultivar mu-cu-16 chromosome LG19, ASM280686v2, whole genome shotgun sequence genomic DNA carries:
- the LOC111782024 gene encoding ABC transporter G family member 17-like, which yields MAHGGGGQRRDTTIDIGRTAKFNGGLEFYDLTYTVIKDKEHEGKLVKQEVDLLHRISGYSPKGSVTAVLGPSGAGKSTFLDGLAGRIASGSLKGRVSLDGMEMSPGLIKRTSAYIMQDDRLFPKLTVYETLMFAADFRLGSIPSSEKIHRVENLIEQLGLSSARNTYIGDEGTRGVSGGERRRVSIGVDIIHGPSLLFLDEPTSGLDSTSAYSVIEKVHNIARTGSTVILTIHQPSSRILSFFDHLIILARGQLMFQGPPKDVNHHLSQMKRKVPQGESPIEYLMDVIRAYDQSEFGVEALAEFARTGTKPPHLTDEEISLSTIQASPTSSFQSGVDKSSNIITGKRLHLQTNSRALNDYGHSLRSPYNTSRSWSANNSVVMQALKLPQRQQGAKLHNQMSSSASYAYSSDVLHGTPTPHSSDYTVNENDYLTSNIGSKSAPTLHNNLGKKISNSFFSETWILMRRNFNIISRTPELFLSRMMVLTVMGFMMATMFMKPKENTQGITDRLSFFIFTVCLFFFSSNDAVPAFIQERFIFIRETSHNAYRASSYTIAGLLTHLPFLALQALVYAGIVWFALKLRGSFIYFLIVLYMSLLSTNSFVVFISSVVPNYILGYAAVIAFTALFFLFCGYFLNSHDLPPYWKWMNKISTMTYPYEGLLMNEYQTSIFFGNQSNGTVITGINILESLHIKTDSTKKWENVLVMLGWAVLYRILFYLILRFASKNQRT from the exons ATGGCACATGGTGGTGGTGGCCAACGTCGTGATACAACGATTGACATTGGAAGAACTGCAAAGTttaatggtgggcttgagttttACGACCTTACTTATACTGTGATAAAAGACAAGGAACATGAAGGGAAACTTGTGAAGCAAGAAGTAGACTTGTTGCACAGAATTTCGGGGTATTCACCAAAAGGAAGTGTCACCGCAGTACTAGGTCCCAGTGGGGCTGGAAAATCTACCTTTTTGGATGGTCTCGCGGGAAGAATTGCAAGTGGAAGCCTGAAGGGTAGAGTTTCCTTGGATGGCATGGAAATGAGCCCAGGTTTGATTAAAAGAACTTCTGCATATATCATGCAAGATGACAGACTCTTCCCCAAGCTCACTGTTTACGAGACTCTGATGTTTGCGGCAGACTTCCGGCTAGGTTCAATTCCATCGAGTGAAAAAATACATCGGGTGGAGAACTTGATTGAGCAGCTTGGGTTATCT TCGGCTAGAAACACGTATATTGGAGATGAAGGAACAAGAGGGGTGTCTGGTGGCGAACGAAGAAGAGTATCAATTGGGGTGGACATCATCCATGGGCCATCACTGCTCTTCCTTGATGAGCCAACTTCAGGACTAGACTCCACCAGTGCTTATAGTGTCATTGAAAAGGTTCATAACATAGCTCGCACTGGCAGCACTGTGATCCTTACAATCCACCAGCCATCGTCTCGAATCCTATCATTCTTTGACCATCTCATCATCCTTGCTCGAGGGCAGCTTATGTTTCAAGGGCCACCAAAGGATGTTAATCACCATCTCAGTCAAATGAAGAGAAAAGTACCTCAAGGAGAAAGCCCAATTGAATATCTTATGGATGTTATTCGAGCATATGATCAATCTGAATTTGGAGTGGAGGCACTCGCTGAGTTCGCTAGAACAGGAACTAAACCACCCCACTTGACTGATGAAGAGATTTCACTTTCTACCATACAAGCCTCGCCGACTTCATCTTTTCAGTCTGGTGTAGATAAGTCGAGCAACATTATAACTGGAAAACGGCTCCACTTGCAAACTAATTCCCGTGCGTTGAATGATTACGGTCATAGTTTGAGAAGCCCTTATAATACATCAAGATCATGGAGTGCGAATAATAGTGTGGTTATGCAGGCATTGAAGCTGCCACAAAGACAACAAGGAGCAAAGCTGCATAATCAAATGAG TTCGTCTGCTTCTTATGCATATTCATCTGATGTCCTGCATGGCACACCAACACCTCATAGCAGTGATTACACAGTGAATGAAAATGACTACCTGACTTCAAATATCGGTTCAAAATCTGCTCCAACTCTTCACAATAACCTTGGCAAAAAGATTTCAAACTCATTCTTCTCTGAGACCTGGATTCTTATGCGTAGAAATTTCAATATCATCTCAAGAACCCCCGAGCTGTTCCTCTCAAGGATGATGGTCCTCACAGTTATGGGGTTTATGATGGCTACAATGTTTATGAAACCTAAAGAGAATACCCAAGGAATTACAGACCGTCTCAGCTTCTTCATCTTTACCGTctgtctcttctttttctcttccaaTGATGCTGTCCCAGCATTCATACAAGAACGATTCATTTTCATCCGCGAAACTTCCCACAATGCTTACAGAGCATCATCGTACACCATAGCTGGGCTGCTTACTCACCTGCCTTTTCTTGCCCTGCAAGCTCTGGTCTATGCTGGGATAGTTTGGTTTGCTTTGAAACTTCGAGGATCTTTCATATACTTCCTGATAGTCCTCTACATGTCCCTTCTTTCAACAAACTCATTCGTTGTATTCATTAGCTCAGTAGTACCGAACTATATCTTGGGATATGCAGCTGTGATTGCTTTCACTGccctctttttcttgttttgtggGTACTTCTTAAACAGCCACGACCTTCCTCCTTACTGGAAGTGGATGAACAAGATTTCCACGATGACATATCCATATGAAGGGCTTTTGATGAATGAGTATCAGACTTCCATTTTTTTCGGGAATCAATCGAACGGGACTGTTATTACTGGTATCAACATATTGGAGAGTCTCCATATCAAAACTGATTCAACCAAAAAGTGGGAAAATGTGCTCGTGATGCTTGGTTGGGCTGTGCTTTATAGGATTTTATTCTACCTAATACTTCGTTTTGCATCCAAAAACCAGAGGACGTGA
- the LOC111782026 gene encoding protein BRICK 1: MARAGGITNAVNVGIAVQADWENREFISHISINIRRLFDFLVHFEATTKSKLASLNEKLDTLERRLEMLEVQVSTASANPSLFTT, from the exons ATGGCTAGAGCTGGAGGAATTACTAACGCCGTAAACGTAGGGATAGCGGTTCAAGCTGATTGGGAGAACCGCGAGTTCATATctcatatttcaattaatattcGTCGtctctttgattttctcgTCCATTTTG AGGCAACAACAAAGAGCAAGTTGGCATCTTTGAACGAGAAGCTCGATACGCTGGAGCGGCGGCTTGAAATGCTTGAAGTCCAAGTCAGTACTGCATCTGCTAATCCATCTCTTTTTACCACTTAA